One window from the genome of Helicobacter pylori encodes:
- a CDS encoding J domain-containing protein has translation MAKIELLARFTQIALPNNHPLLKKVLHYAKKHFSQCHMLSSSLLILNDTECFKKNYLLNWVYHALECAHEKDISQHSLEEILQKSRLPIRIKIMAQNTLLEKIEVKVLTFGAEYALFITKHPIAKRFLRQKFSGYVFLETQDELHIRGDSERFWELIVTLNENRIVHNACLDFIYPNGFGKDSYTTLAERKLRECYKALGFIKHEDFSEVKKRYLELAKTYHPDLCDLKEKKALYAKRFAIIQEAYRHIKKHA, from the coding sequence ATGGCCAAAATTGAATTGTTAGCCAGATTCACGCAAATCGCTCTCCCTAACAACCACCCTTTATTGAAAAAAGTTTTACACTACGCCAAAAAGCATTTCAGCCAGTGCCACATGCTCTCTTCATCGCTACTCATCTTAAACGACACGGAATGCTTTAAAAAAAACTACTTGCTTAATTGGGTCTATCATGCCCTTGAATGCGCGCATGAGAAAGATATTAGCCAACATTCTTTAGAAGAGATTTTACAAAAAAGCCGCTTGCCCATACGCATCAAAATCATGGCTCAAAACACGCTTTTAGAAAAAATAGAGGTGAAAGTTTTAACCTTTGGGGCAGAATACGCGCTTTTTATCACCAAGCACCCTATCGCTAAGCGGTTTTTACGCCAGAAATTTAGCGGCTATGTGTTTTTGGAAACCCAAGATGAATTGCATATAAGAGGCGATTCAGAGCGTTTTTGGGAACTCATTGTAACGCTCAATGAAAATAGAATCGTCCATAACGCATGCTTAGATTTCATCTACCCTAATGGCTTTGGTAAGGACAGCTACACCACCTTGGCTGAGCGCAAATTAAGAGAATGCTATAAAGCGTTAGGTTTCATCAAGCATGAAGATTTCAGCGAAGTCAAAAAGCGCTATTTAGAGTTGGCTAAAACCTACCACCCTGATTTATGCGATCTCAAAGAAAAAAAGGCTCTTTATGCCAAACGCTTCGCTATCATTCAAGAGGCGTATCGCCACATTAAAAAACACGCCTAA
- the mnmA gene encoding tRNA 2-thiouridine(34) synthase MnmA, which produces MKIAVLLSGGVDSSYSAYSLKEQGHELVGIYLKLHASEKKHDLYIKNAQKACEFLGIPLEVLDFQKDFKSAVYDEFINAYEEGQTPNPCALCNPLMKFGLALDHALQLGCEKIATGHYARVKEIDKISYIQEALDKTKDQSYFLYALEHEVIAKLVFPLGDLLKKDIKPLALSAMPFLGTLETYKESQEICFVEKSYIDTLKKHVEVEKEGVVKNLQGEIIGTHKGYMQYTIGKRKGFSIKGALEPHFVVGIDAKKNELIVGKKEDLATHSLKAKNKSLMKDFKSGEYFIKARYRSVPAKAFVSLKDEVIEVEFKEPFYGVAKGQALVVYKDDILLGGGVIV; this is translated from the coding sequence ATGAAAATAGCGGTATTACTCAGTGGAGGGGTGGATAGCTCTTATAGCGCTTATAGCTTAAAAGAGCAAGGGCATGAATTAGTGGGGATTTATTTAAAACTCCATGCGAGTGAAAAAAAACATGATTTATACATCAAAAACGCTCAAAAAGCGTGCGAGTTTTTAGGCATTCCTTTAGAGGTGTTGGATTTTCAAAAGGATTTTAAAAGCGCGGTTTATGATGAATTTATCAACGCTTATGAAGAAGGGCAAACCCCCAACCCATGCGCGTTGTGCAACCCTTTAATGAAATTTGGGCTAGCTTTAGATCACGCTTTACAATTAGGGTGTGAAAAGATCGCTACCGGGCATTACGCGAGGGTCAAAGAAATTGACAAAATAAGTTATATTCAAGAGGCTTTGGATAAAACTAAAGATCAGAGCTATTTTTTATACGCTTTAGAGCATGAAGTTATCGCTAAATTGGTGTTCCCTTTAGGGGATTTGTTAAAAAAGGATATTAAGCCTTTAGCCTTGAGTGCGATGCCTTTTTTAGGCACTTTAGAGACTTATAAGGAATCTCAAGAAATTTGCTTTGTGGAAAAAAGCTACATTGACACTTTAAAAAAGCATGTTGAAGTGGAAAAAGAGGGCGTGGTGAAAAACCTACAAGGCGAAATCATCGGCACGCATAAGGGCTATATGCAATACACGATTGGCAAACGCAAAGGCTTTAGTATTAAAGGCGCGTTAGAGCCGCATTTTGTGGTGGGGATTGACGCTAAAAAGAACGAGTTGATTGTGGGCAAAAAAGAAGATCTCGCCACGCATTCGCTTAAGGCTAAAAACAAATCTTTAATGAAAGATTTTAAAAGCGGCGAATATTTTATCAAGGCTCGTTACAGGAGCGTGCCTGCTAAAGCGTTTGTGAGTTTAAAAGATGAGGTGATTGAAGTGGAGTTTAAAGAGCCTTTTTATGGCGTGGCTAAAGGGCAAGCCTTAGTGGTTTATAAAGATGACATCTTGCTTGGCGGGGGCGTGATTGTTTAA
- a CDS encoding energy transducer TonB family protein gives MKISPSPRKLSKVSTSVSFLISFALYAIGFGYFLLHEDAPEPLAQAGTTKVTMSLASINTNSNTKTNAESAKPKEEPKEKPKKEEPKKEEPKKEVTKPKPKPKPKPKPKPKPKPESKPEPKPEPKVEEVKKEEPKEEPKKEEAKEEAKEKSAPKQVTTKDIVKEKDKQEESNKTSEGATSEAQAYNPGVSNEFLMKIQTAISSKNRYPKMAQIRGIEGEVLVSFVINPDGSVTDIKVVKSNTTDILNHAALEAIKSAAHLFPKPDETVHLKIPIAYSLKED, from the coding sequence ATGAAAATTTCTCCATCTCCACGCAAGCTCAGTAAAGTTTCAACGAGTGTTAGCTTTTTAATTTCTTTTGCCCTATACGCTATAGGGTTTGGCTATTTTTTACTGCACGAAGACGCCCCAGAGCCTTTAGCGCAAGCTGGGACCACTAAGGTTACCATGAGTTTAGCCAGCATTAACACTAATTCCAATACAAAGACTAATGCTGAGTCGGCTAAACCCAAAGAAGAGCCTAAAGAAAAACCCAAGAAAGAAGAGCCAAAAAAAGAAGAACCCAAAAAAGAGGTAACAAAGCCTAAACCTAAGCCTAAACCCAAACCCAAACCAAAACCAAAACCCAAGCCTGAATCAAAACCAGAGCCTAAGCCTGAGCCTAAAGTTGAAGAGGTTAAAAAAGAAGAGCCTAAAGAAGAACCCAAAAAAGAAGAAGCTAAAGAGGAAGCTAAAGAAAAGAGCGCTCCTAAACAAGTAACGACTAAAGATATAGTCAAAGAAAAAGACAAGCAAGAAGAGTCTAACAAAACCTCTGAGGGTGCAACTTCTGAAGCTCAAGCGTATAACCCAGGGGTGAGCAACGAATTTTTAATGAAGATCCAAACCGCTATTTCTTCTAAGAACCGCTACCCTAAAATGGCACAAATTAGGGGCATTGAGGGCGAAGTGTTGGTGAGCTTTGTGATCAATCCTGATGGGAGCGTTACGGACATTAAAGTCGTCAAAAGCAACACGACAGATATTTTAAACCATGCGGCTTTAGAGGCCATTAAAAGCGCGGCGCATCTATTCCCTAAACCAGACGAAACCGTGCATCTAAAAATCCCTATCGCTTATAGCTTGAAAGAAGACTAG
- the exbD gene encoding TonB system transport protein ExbD yields MKSIRRGDGLNVVPFIDIMLVLLAIVLSISTFIAQGKIKVNLPNAKNAEKTQSNDQKVVVISVDEHDNIFVDDKPTNLEALSAVVKQTDPKTLIDLKSDKSSRFETFISIMDILKEHNHENFSISTQAQ; encoded by the coding sequence ATGAAAAGCATCAGAAGAGGCGATGGGCTGAATGTTGTCCCTTTCATTGATATTATGCTCGTTTTGCTAGCGATTGTGCTAAGCATTTCTACTTTTATCGCGCAAGGTAAGATTAAAGTCAATCTCCCTAACGCTAAAAACGCTGAAAAAACGCAGTCAAACGATCAAAAAGTGGTGGTCATCTCTGTGGATGAGCATGACAATATTTTCGTAGATGACAAACCGACGAATTTAGAAGCTTTGAGCGCTGTAGTCAAGCAAACAGACCCTAAAACCCTTATAGATTTAAAAAGCGACAAAAGCTCTCGTTTTGAAACTTTTATCAGTATTATGGATATTTTAAAAGAGCATAATCATGAAAATTTCTCCATCTCCACGCAAGCTCAGTAA
- the nadD gene encoding nicotinate (nicotinamide) nucleotide adenylyltransferase: protein MNSVLKYKELALYGGSFDPLHKAHLAIIEQTLELLPFVQLIVLPAYQNPFKKPCFLDAKTRFKELERALKGMPRVLLSDFEIKQERAVPTIESALHFQKLYRPKTLYLVIGADCLRHLSSWTNAKELLKRVELVVFERIGYEEIQFKGHYHPLKGIDAPISSSAIRASLGV from the coding sequence ATGAATAGCGTCTTAAAATACAAAGAATTAGCGCTCTATGGAGGGAGTTTTGATCCCCTGCACAAGGCTCATTTAGCCATTATTGAGCAAACTTTAGAATTATTGCCATTCGTTCAGCTCATTGTCTTACCCGCTTATCAAAACCCTTTCAAAAAGCCATGTTTTTTGGACGCAAAAACCCGTTTTAAGGAATTAGAAAGAGCTTTAAAGGGAATGCCTAGGGTGCTATTGAGCGATTTTGAAATCAAGCAAGAAAGGGCTGTGCCTACGATAGAAAGCGCGCTTCATTTTCAAAAACTCTATCGCCCTAAAACGCTTTATTTAGTCATAGGGGCGGATTGCTTGAGGCACCTTTCTTCTTGGACTAACGCTAAAGAGCTTTTAAAAAGGGTGGAATTAGTGGTTTTTGAAAGGATTGGCTATGAAGAGATCCAATTTAAGGGACATTATCACCCTTTAAAGGGCATTGACGCGCCGATTTCTTCTAGCGCGATTAGGGCTAGTTTAGGGGTTTAG
- the corA gene encoding magnesium/cobalt transporter CorA, with the protein MVNVFFKQQKFVIKKRFNDFNGFDIEENEVLWFELINPTPNELATLSQEYAIHYNTDHSQRVSSVTKYWEDSSSVTINAFFTNQDENETFHTEMATFILSNNILFTIYYGTLEIFDSIQKKVLASPKKFEDGFDILTKIFEVYFEKGVECLEWINKQTSLLRKNIIFKETSTHDDILVRLSNLQEFNVALRDSFFDKRRIITALLRSNKVDSDTKNNLNIILTDFSSLVESTTVNLNSLDNIQNLFASQVNVEQNKIIKLFTVATMAMMPPTLIGTIYGMNFKFMPELEWQYGYLFALIVMAISTILPVLYFKKKGWL; encoded by the coding sequence ATGGTGAATGTGTTTTTCAAACAGCAAAAATTTGTCATTAAAAAACGCTTTAATGATTTTAATGGTTTTGATATAGAAGAAAATGAAGTTTTATGGTTTGAATTAATCAACCCTACGCCCAATGAATTAGCCACTCTAAGTCAAGAATACGCTATCCACTACAACACAGATCATTCCCAACGAGTCTCATCAGTTACCAAATATTGGGAAGACAGCTCCAGCGTTACGATCAACGCCTTTTTCACCAACCAGGATGAAAATGAGACTTTCCACACGGAAATGGCGACCTTTATTTTGTCTAATAACATTCTTTTCACGATTTATTACGGGACTTTAGAAATCTTTGATTCTATCCAAAAAAAGGTTTTGGCTAGCCCTAAAAAATTTGAAGACGGGTTTGATATTCTAACCAAAATCTTTGAAGTGTATTTTGAAAAAGGCGTGGAATGTTTGGAGTGGATCAACAAACAAACGAGCCTGTTGCGCAAAAACATCATTTTCAAAGAAACTTCTACGCATGATGATATTTTAGTGCGCTTGTCCAATTTGCAAGAATTTAATGTGGCTTTAAGGGATTCCTTTTTTGACAAACGGCGCATTATCACCGCATTACTAAGGAGCAATAAAGTGGATAGCGATACTAAAAATAATTTAAATATCATTTTAACCGATTTTAGCTCTTTGGTGGAGTCTACAACGGTCAATCTCAACTCGCTTGATAACATTCAAAACCTGTTCGCTTCTCAAGTCAATGTGGAGCAAAATAAAATCATCAAGCTCTTCACTGTGGCGACCATGGCGATGATGCCCCCCACATTGATTGGCACGATTTATGGCATGAATTTTAAATTCATGCCGGAGTTAGAATGGCAATACGGGTATCTTTTCGCGCTGATTGTCATGGCGATCTCTACGATTTTGCCTGTGCTCTATTTTAAAAAGAAAGGCTGGTTGTAG
- a CDS encoding TerC family protein, whose amino-acid sequence MEFLSSLLDALSTPHGIVSLATLTLLEIVLGIDNIIFITVMVYKLPKHQQNKAMILGLGLAMIARIGLLGSLFFISHLQKPLFTIAGMSFSWRDVVLLVGGAFLAFKALAELKEQIYPKEKHQEKAFSFFITLIEIMFLDIVFSLDSVITAIGIAKHLEVMALAIILSVIVMMFFSKIVGDFIERHYRIKTLAFVFLLVVGVFLFLEGLHLHVDKNYLYAGIGFALLIECLNIFIEKKMKKS is encoded by the coding sequence ATGGAATTTTTATCCTCACTCTTAGACGCTCTTTCTACACCGCATGGCATAGTCTCCTTGGCTACGCTCACGCTTTTAGAGATCGTTCTAGGGATTGATAATATCATTTTTATCACGGTGATGGTCTATAAACTCCCCAAACACCAGCAAAATAAGGCCATGATTTTAGGCTTGGGCTTAGCGATGATCGCTCGTATAGGGCTTTTAGGGAGCTTGTTTTTTATCAGCCATTTGCAAAAGCCTTTATTCACTATAGCGGGCATGAGCTTTTCATGGCGTGATGTGGTGCTGCTTGTAGGGGGGGCGTTTTTGGCTTTTAAAGCGTTAGCGGAATTAAAAGAGCAGATCTACCCTAAAGAAAAACACCAAGAAAAAGCGTTTAGCTTTTTCATCACTTTAATAGAAATCATGTTTTTAGACATTGTCTTTTCTTTAGACTCCGTGATCACGGCTATTGGGATCGCTAAACACCTAGAAGTCATGGCGCTTGCTATTATTTTATCTGTAATCGTGATGATGTTTTTTTCCAAAATCGTTGGCGATTTTATTGAAAGGCATTATCGCATCAAAACTTTAGCCTTTGTGTTTTTGCTCGTTGTGGGCGTGTTTTTGTTTTTAGAAGGCTTGCATTTGCATGTTGATAAAAATTATTTGTATGCGGGTATTGGTTTTGCCTTGCTCATAGAATGCTTGAATATTTTCATAGAAAAGAAAATGAAAAAAAGTTAA
- the hopM gene encoding Hop family outer membrane protein HopM/HopN — MKIKKSLLLSLSLMLSLSRAEDDGFYMSVGYQIGEAVQKVKNTGALQNLADKYDNLSNLLNQYNYLNSLVNLASTPSAITGAIDNLSSSAINLTSATTTSPAYQAVALALNAAVGMWQVIALFIGCGPGPTNNQSYQSFGNTPALNGTTTTCNQAYGTGPNGILSIDEYQKLNQAYQIIQTALNQNQGGGMPALNDTTKTGVVNIQQTNYRTTAQNNIIEHYYTENGKQIPTSYSGGASFSPTIQLTYNNNAEYLLQQAATIMQVLITQNPHVQTSNGGKAWGLSSTPGNVMDIFGPSFNAINEMIKNAQIALAKTQQLNANENAQITQPNNFNPYTSKNKQFAQEMLNRAEAQAEILGLAKQVADNFHSIQGPIQGDLEECKAGSAGVITNNTWGSGCAFVKETLNSLEQHTAYYGNQVNQDRALAQTILNFKEALNTLNKDSKAINSGISHLPNAKSLQNMTHSTQNPNSPEGLLTYSLDTNKYNQLQTITQELGKNPFRRIGVIDYQNNNGAMNGIGVQVGYKQFFGKKRNWGLRYYGFFDYNHAYIKSNFFNSASDVWTYGVGMDALYNFINDKNTNFLGKNNKLSVGLFGGFALAGTSWLNSQQVNLTMMNGIYNANVSTSNFQFLFNLGLRMNLARPKKKDSDHAAQHGIELGFKIPTINTSYYSFMGAKLEYRRMYSLFLNYVFAY; from the coding sequence ATGAAAATCAAAAAATCCCTCTTGCTCTCTCTTTCTCTCATGCTCTCATTATCAAGGGCTGAAGACGATGGATTTTACATGAGCGTGGGCTATCAGATCGGTGAAGCGGTTCAAAAAGTGAAAAACACAGGAGCATTGCAAAACCTTGCGGACAAATACGATAATTTGAGCAACCTTTTAAACCAATACAACTACCTTAACTCTTTAGTCAATCTAGCCAGCACGCCCAGTGCGATTACCGGTGCGATTGACAATCTAAGCTCAAGCGCGATCAATCTCACTAGCGCTACCACCACTTCTCCCGCCTATCAAGCTGTAGCTTTAGCGCTCAATGCCGCTGTGGGCATGTGGCAAGTCATAGCCCTTTTTATTGGCTGTGGCCCTGGCCCTACCAACAATCAAAGCTATCAATCGTTTGGTAACACACCAGCCCTTAATGGGACCACCACCACTTGCAATCAAGCATACGGGACAGGCCCTAATGGCATTCTATCCATTGATGAATACCAAAAACTCAACCAAGCTTATCAAATTATCCAAACCGCTTTAAACCAAAACCAAGGAGGCGGGATGCCTGCCTTGAATGACACCACCAAAACAGGGGTAGTCAACATACAACAAACCAATTATAGAACCACTGCACAAAACAATATCATAGAGCATTATTATACAGAGAATGGGAAACAGATCCCAACCTCTTATTCAGGCGGAGCATCATTCTCGCCTACAATACAATTGACATACAACAATAACGCTGAATACCTTTTGCAACAAGCCGCCACTATCATGCAAGTCCTTATTACTCAAAACCCGCATGTGCAAACGAGCAATGGCGGTAAAGCGTGGGGGTTGAGTTCTACGCCTGGGAATGTGATGGATATTTTTGGCCCTTCTTTTAACGCTATTAACGAGATGATCAAAAACGCTCAAATAGCCCTAGCAAAAACCCAACAGCTTAACGCTAATGAAAACGCCCAAATCACGCAACCCAACAATTTCAACCCCTACACTTCTAAAAATAAGCAATTCGCTCAAGAAATGCTCAATAGAGCTGAAGCTCAAGCAGAGATTTTAGGTTTAGCTAAGCAAGTTGCGGACAATTTCCACAGCATTCAAGGGCCTATTCAAGGGGATTTAGAAGAATGTAAAGCAGGATCGGCTGGTGTGATCACTAATAACACTTGGGGTTCAGGCTGTGCGTTTGTGAAAGAGACTCTCAATTCCTTAGAGCAACACACCGCTTATTATGGCAACCAGGTCAATCAGGATAGGGCTTTGGCTCAAACCATTTTGAATTTTAAAGAAGCCCTTAATACCCTGAATAAAGACTCAAAAGCGATCAATAGCGGTATCTCTCACTTGCCTAACGCCAAGTCTCTTCAAAACATGACGCATTCCACTCAAAACCCTAATTCCCCAGAAGGTTTGCTCACTTATTCTTTGGATACCAACAAATACAACCAACTCCAAACCATCACGCAAGAATTAGGCAAAAACCCCTTTAGGCGCATCGGCGTGATTGACTACCAAAACAATAACGGCGCGATGAACGGGATTGGCGTGCAAGTGGGCTACAAACAATTCTTTGGCAAAAAAAGGAATTGGGGGTTAAGGTATTACGGCTTTTTTGATTACAACCATGCTTATATCAAATCTAATTTTTTTAACTCCGCTTCTGATGTGTGGACTTATGGGGTGGGAATGGATGCGCTTTATAACTTCATCAACGATAAAAACACCAACTTTTTAGGCAAGAATAACAAGCTTTCTGTGGGGCTTTTTGGTGGCTTTGCACTAGCCGGGACTTCGTGGCTTAATTCCCAACAAGTGAATTTGACCATGATGAATGGCATTTATAACGCTAATGTCAGCACTTCTAATTTCCAATTTTTATTCAATCTAGGCTTGAGAATGAATCTCGCTAGGCCTAAGAAAAAAGACAGCGATCATGCCGCTCAGCATGGCATTGAACTAGGTTTTAAAATCCCCACGATCAACACAAGCTACTATTCTTTCATGGGCGCCAAACTAGAATACAGAAGGATGTATAGCCTTTTCCTCAATTATGTGTTTGCTTACTAA
- the dnaJ gene encoding molecular chaperone DnaJ has product MELSYYEILEVEKHSNQETIKKSYRKLALKYHPDRNAGDKEAEEKFKLINEAYGVLSDEKKRALYDRYGKKGLNQAGSNQGDFSDFFEDLGSFFEDAFGFGARGGKRQKSAIAPDYLQTIELSFKEAVFGCKKTIKVQYQSVCESCDGTGAKDKALETCKQCNGQGQVFMRQGFMSFAQTCGACKGKGKTIKTPCQACKGKTYILKDEEIDAMIPEGIDDQNRMVLKNKGNEYEKGKRGDLYLEARVKEDEHFKREGCDLFIEAPVFFTTIALGHTIKVPSLKGDELELKIPRNAKDRQTFAFRNEGVKHPESSYRGSLIVELQVIYPKSLNKEQQGLLEKLHASFGYEGEPHKSVLETCISKIKDWFK; this is encoded by the coding sequence GTGGAATTGAGTTATTATGAAATTTTAGAAGTGGAAAAACACAGCAACCAAGAGACCATTAAAAAGTCTTACAGAAAGCTGGCTTTAAAATACCACCCGGACAGAAACGCCGGCGATAAAGAAGCCGAAGAAAAGTTCAAGCTCATCAATGAAGCCTATGGGGTATTAAGCGATGAAAAGAAGCGGGCCTTATACGATAGGTATGGTAAAAAAGGCTTAAACCAAGCCGGCTCAAACCAGGGCGATTTTTCTGATTTTTTTGAAGATTTAGGCTCGTTTTTTGAGGACGCTTTTGGGTTTGGTGCTAGGGGAGGTAAAAGGCAAAAAAGCGCTATCGCGCCGGATTATTTGCAAACCATTGAATTGAGTTTTAAAGAGGCGGTTTTTGGCTGTAAAAAAACCATTAAAGTCCAATACCAGAGCGTTTGTGAGAGTTGCGATGGCACAGGCGCTAAAGACAAAGCCCTAGAAACTTGCAAGCAATGCAACGGGCAGGGGCAGGTGTTTATGCGTCAAGGTTTTATGAGTTTTGCGCAAACTTGTGGGGCGTGTAAAGGCAAGGGCAAAACCATTAAAACCCCATGCCAAGCGTGTAAGGGTAAAACCTACATCCTTAAAGATGAAGAAATTGATGCGATGATCCCTGAGGGCATTGATGATCAAAACCGCATGGTGCTTAAAAATAAAGGCAATGAATACGAGAAGGGGAAAAGAGGGGATTTGTATTTAGAAGCGCGAGTCAAAGAAGATGAGCATTTCAAGCGCGAAGGCTGTGATTTATTCATTGAAGCGCCGGTATTTTTCACCACTATCGCTTTAGGGCATACGATTAAAGTGCCGTCTTTAAAAGGGGACGAACTGGAATTAAAAATCCCCAGAAACGCCAAAGACAGGCAGACTTTTGCGTTTAGAAATGAGGGCGTGAAACACCCGGAAAGCTCTTATAGAGGGAGTTTGATCGTGGAATTGCAAGTGATTTATCCTAAAAGTTTGAATAAAGAGCAGCAAGGGTTATTGGAAAAGTTGCATGCGAGTTTTGGTTATGAGGGCGAGCCGCATAAAAGCGTTTTAGAAACTTGTATTTCTAAAATTAAAGACTGGTTCAAATGA
- a CDS encoding NYN domain-containing protein: MSKKVAILVDGDFFIRCYKSHLKKQSSDKYEGLNPKKLAHHTHTYCLKHINKKNDEELYRIFFYDCKPLKKKAHYPYTQKALDLSKSPTYKEREELHEHLISKPCLALRLGYLDEKNARWVIRDQEKEKKLFNRRISIEEFQNDDFIYHAKQKGVDIKIGLDIATLALKKLVQKIVLISGDSDFVPASKLARVEGIIFTLDPMGNHIREDLKEHIDYLTTRLPQFKQQ; the protein is encoded by the coding sequence ATGTCAAAAAAAGTAGCTATACTTGTGGATGGAGACTTTTTTATAAGATGCTACAAATCTCATCTTAAAAAGCAGTCTAGTGACAAGTATGAAGGTCTTAACCCAAAAAAATTAGCACACCATACTCATACTTATTGCCTAAAGCATATCAATAAAAAGAATGATGAAGAACTATACCGCATATTTTTTTACGATTGCAAGCCATTAAAGAAAAAGGCTCATTATCCATACACTCAAAAAGCTCTAGATCTATCCAAAAGCCCAACCTATAAAGAAAGGGAAGAGTTACACGAACACTTAATTTCCAAACCTTGCTTGGCGTTAAGGTTGGGGTACCTTGACGAGAAAAATGCCAGATGGGTCATTCGTGACCAAGAAAAAGAAAAGAAACTTTTTAACAGGAGAATAAGTATAGAGGAATTTCAAAATGATGATTTTATCTATCACGCAAAGCAAAAGGGCGTTGATATAAAGATAGGACTTGATATAGCCACTTTAGCGTTGAAAAAATTAGTGCAAAAAATCGTTTTAATTTCTGGTGATAGCGATTTTGTCCCTGCTTCAAAACTTGCTCGAGTTGAAGGTATCATTTTCACTCTTGATCCTATGGGAAATCATATTAGAGAGGATCTAAAAGAACATATTGATTATTTGACCACTAGGTTGCCACAATTTAAACAACAATAA
- the exbB gene encoding TonB-system energizer ExbB: MGGFSVGMLKDYVDIFVFAVLGVASFLALWFVIERVIFYSKVDLKAYDDIDALNLDLTKNLTILYVIFSNAPYVGLLGTVLGIMVIFYDMGMSGGMDAKTIMVGLSLALKATALGLAVAIPTLIAYNSLLRKSDVLSEKFRIMKK; this comes from the coding sequence ATGGGCGGTTTTTCAGTGGGAATGTTGAAAGATTATGTGGACATATTTGTTTTTGCGGTGCTTGGCGTGGCCAGTTTTTTAGCTTTGTGGTTTGTGATTGAAAGGGTTATTTTTTATTCTAAAGTCGATTTGAAGGCTTATGACGATATAGATGCTTTAAATTTGGATTTAACCAAGAATCTAACCATTCTCTATGTGATTTTTTCTAACGCGCCTTATGTGGGCTTATTGGGGACGGTTTTAGGGATTATGGTGATTTTCTATGACATGGGCATGAGCGGCGGGATGGACGCTAAAACGATCATGGTAGGTTTGTCTTTAGCTTTAAAAGCGACCGCTCTAGGGCTTGCTGTGGCGATTCCCACTTTGATCGCTTATAATAGCTTGTTGAGAAAATCTGATGTTTTGAGTGAAAAATTCAGGATCATGAAAAAATGA
- the nikR gene encoding nickel-responsive transcriptional regulator NikR, whose product MDTPNKDDSIIRFSVSLQQNLLDELDNRIIKNGYSSRSELVRDMIREKLVEDNWAEDNPNDEGKIAVLVVIYDHHQRELNQRMIDIQHASGTHVLCTTHIHMDEHNCLETIILQGNSFEIQRLQLEIGGLRGVKFAKLTKASSFEYNE is encoded by the coding sequence ATGGATACACCCAATAAAGACGATTCAATCATCCGCTTTTCGGTTTCTTTGCAACAAAATTTATTAGATGAATTGGACAACCGCATCATTAAAAACGGCTATTCTTCTCGCTCAGAATTAGTGCGCGACATGATCAGAGAAAAATTAGTAGAAGACAATTGGGCAGAAGATAACCCTAATGATGAGGGTAAAATCGCCGTGCTTGTGGTGATTTATGATCACCACCAAAGGGAATTGAACCAGCGCATGATAGACATTCAGCATGCCAGCGGGACGCATGTTTTATGCACCACTCATATTCACATGGACGAGCATAATTGTTTGGAGACGATTATTTTACAAGGCAATTCGTTTGAAATCCAACGCTTGCAATTAGAAATCGGGGGGCTTAGGGGGGTTAAATTCGCTAAATTGACTAAGGCGTCTAGCTTTGAATACAATGAATAG